From a region of the Thermosulfurimonas sp. F29 genome:
- a CDS encoding sugar phosphate isomerase/epimerase, translated as MREWRVFVSVPFDLLVERYLPLVKERGLAVEVSLDRGVFDRFCFEDFRRVAGELREAGVRCNVHAPFCDLSPGALDSLVREASIRRLREALRVAALFDPETVVLHSGYHPGYHREQVARWQESLHGAIERLLAEARELGLTLALENVFEPSVEVLKPFFEVHPGLTWCFDPGHAQAFSRSRWEDWLPVLYPYLSEIHLHDNRGEWDEHLALGEGTIPFFEILSFVAEKGLRPVLTVEAHAEEAVAPSLSRLRELLGRLPPAA; from the coding sequence ATGAGGGAATGGCGCGTCTTCGTCTCGGTGCCCTTTGACCTGCTGGTGGAGAGGTACCTGCCCCTGGTTAAGGAGAGGGGCCTTGCCGTGGAGGTGTCCCTGGACAGAGGGGTTTTCGATCGTTTCTGTTTCGAGGATTTTCGGCGGGTGGCCGGGGAGCTTCGCGAGGCCGGGGTGCGCTGCAATGTGCACGCCCCCTTCTGTGATCTGTCTCCCGGGGCCCTGGATAGCCTGGTAAGAGAGGCCAGTATCCGGAGGCTCCGGGAGGCCCTGCGGGTGGCCGCCCTTTTTGATCCGGAAACGGTGGTGCTCCACAGCGGTTATCATCCGGGGTATCACCGCGAGCAGGTGGCCCGCTGGCAGGAGAGCCTGCACGGGGCTATCGAGAGACTCCTTGCCGAGGCCCGGGAGCTGGGCCTGACCCTGGCCCTGGAGAATGTCTTCGAACCCTCGGTGGAAGTCCTGAAACCTTTTTTTGAGGTCCATCCGGGGCTTACCTGGTGTTTCGATCCCGGTCACGCCCAGGCCTTTTCCCGGAGCCGATGGGAGGACTGGCTCCCCGTGCTTTACCCCTATCTTTCGGAGATACACCTTCACGACAACCGGGGAGAGTGGGACGAACACCTGGCCCTGGGGGAAGGGACCATTCCCTTTTTCGAGATTCTTTCCTTCGTGGCGGAAAAGGGCCTGAGACCCGTCCTCACCGTGGAGGCCCACGCGGAGGAGGCGGTGGCCCCGAGTCTTTCCCGCCTCAGGGAGCTTCTGGGCAGGCTCCCGCCTGCCGCCTAG
- a CDS encoding DegT/DnrJ/EryC1/StrS aminotransferase family protein — MKFIDLARGYERYGGEIEEAVVRVLRSTRYILGPEVAALEEELARFVGVSRAVGVSSGTDALLLILKALELPPGSKVITPSFTFVATAEAIRRAGLVPHFVDIDPRTYNLSPEAVEEALRRHPGEISAVIAVSLFGLPADFEALERLSREYGVVLVEDACQSFGAEFAGRRSGSFGRAAATSFFPAKPLGGAGDGGMVFTGDEVLAERVRALRMHGQTRNYYYEYAGINGRLDEIQAAILRVRFRHFEEELRLRERVAGKYRRALADIPGLVLPHVPPGYRSSWAQFTVRVPGRDELRARLSERGIPTMVYYPHPLHLQPIFRDLGFGEGSLPETEKAAREVLSLPMHPYLTDEEIALVAETIREFYR, encoded by the coding sequence GTGAAATTCATAGACCTGGCCCGGGGCTACGAACGGTACGGAGGGGAGATCGAGGAGGCCGTGGTGCGGGTGCTGCGCAGCACCCGCTACATCCTGGGGCCGGAGGTGGCGGCCCTGGAGGAGGAACTGGCCCGTTTCGTGGGAGTGTCCCGGGCCGTGGGGGTCTCCTCCGGCACCGACGCCCTGCTCCTCATCCTGAAGGCCCTGGAGCTTCCTCCGGGCTCGAAGGTCATCACCCCCTCCTTTACCTTCGTGGCCACCGCGGAGGCCATCCGCCGGGCCGGTCTGGTTCCTCACTTCGTGGACATAGACCCCCGCACCTACAACCTCTCTCCCGAGGCGGTGGAGGAGGCCCTGCGTCGTCATCCCGGTGAGATCTCGGCGGTGATTGCGGTGAGCCTATTCGGTCTCCCGGCGGATTTCGAGGCCCTGGAGAGGCTCTCGCGGGAATACGGGGTGGTGCTGGTGGAGGACGCCTGCCAGTCCTTCGGGGCGGAGTTCGCGGGCCGTCGCTCGGGAAGTTTCGGACGGGCTGCCGCCACTTCCTTCTTTCCCGCCAAACCCCTGGGGGGTGCCGGGGACGGGGGGATGGTCTTTACCGGGGACGAGGTCCTGGCCGAAAGGGTGAGGGCCCTGCGGATGCACGGCCAGACCCGAAACTACTATTACGAATACGCCGGCATAAACGGGAGGCTGGACGAGATCCAGGCGGCCATCCTCCGGGTGAGGTTCCGCCACTTCGAGGAGGAACTGCGGCTCAGGGAAAGGGTGGCCGGGAAGTACCGTAGGGCCCTGGCCGACATCCCCGGCCTCGTTCTTCCCCATGTCCCGCCCGGATACAGGTCCTCCTGGGCGCAGTTTACCGTGAGGGTTCCCGGGCGCGACGAGCTCCGGGCCCGGCTTTCGGAAAGGGGGATTCCCACTATGGTTTATTATCCGCATCCCCTGCACCTCCAGCCCATCTTCAGGGATCTGGGGTTTGGGGAGGGCAGCCTTCCCGAGACCGAAAAGGCCGCCCGGGAGGTGCTCAGCCTTCCCATGCACCCCTACCTCACCGACGAGGAAATAGCCCTGGTGGCCGAAACCATTCGGGAGTTCTATCGATGA
- a CDS encoding class I SAM-dependent methyltransferase: protein MLLEILAAESPVPFVRYMELCLYHERYGYYARGPRLGRRGDYFTSPTVHRVFGAALAVQILEIHRLLGAPEEFAVVEAGAGEGYLALDILEYLERKGIRWPYWIVEPLPNLRALQEETLRRFSGRVRWFEDWAELPSFCGVFLSNELFDSLPVHLVEKTREDLREVYVRVEGNRIREELGALTRTEILERVLPHALSWPEGYRTEVCLEYEGIYRELSKKLTRGAVITVDYGYPRADYYHPGRTRGTLLAYYRHRVVENPYLRPGHQDLTAHVDFTALRELGERFGFLNLGFTQQGAFLAALGVERLLSEVSDNTFRDREALKLLVLPEGLGASHWVLVQGRGLPPGKPLRGFTLSNRIHLLG, encoded by the coding sequence ATGCTTCTCGAGATACTGGCCGCAGAGTCTCCCGTGCCGTTCGTGCGCTACATGGAGCTCTGTCTCTACCACGAGCGCTACGGCTACTACGCCCGGGGGCCCAGACTGGGACGCCGGGGCGACTACTTCACCTCTCCCACGGTACATCGCGTCTTCGGGGCGGCGCTGGCCGTGCAGATCCTGGAGATCCACCGTTTACTCGGAGCACCCGAAGAGTTCGCGGTGGTGGAAGCCGGAGCCGGGGAAGGGTATCTAGCCCTGGACATCCTGGAATACCTGGAGAGGAAAGGAATCCGGTGGCCCTACTGGATCGTGGAGCCCCTCCCCAACCTTCGCGCCCTTCAGGAGGAAACCCTGCGTCGATTCTCCGGAAGGGTGCGGTGGTTTGAGGACTGGGCGGAACTCCCCTCCTTCTGCGGGGTCTTCCTTTCCAACGAGCTCTTCGACAGTCTCCCGGTCCACCTTGTAGAAAAGACCCGGGAGGACCTGCGGGAGGTCTATGTACGGGTGGAAGGGAATCGGATCCGGGAGGAGCTCGGGGCCCTTACCCGCACCGAGATCCTGGAACGGGTGCTGCCCCACGCCCTCTCCTGGCCGGAGGGCTATCGCACCGAGGTCTGTCTGGAGTACGAGGGGATCTATCGGGAACTCTCCAAAAAACTCACCCGCGGGGCGGTAATCACCGTGGATTACGGTTATCCCCGGGCGGATTATTACCATCCGGGGAGAACCCGCGGGACCCTTCTGGCCTATTACCGCCACCGGGTGGTGGAAAATCCCTATCTCCGGCCCGGCCATCAGGACCTCACCGCCCATGTGGACTTCACCGCTCTCCGCGAGCTGGGAGAGAGGTTCGGGTTCCTGAACCTGGGATTCACCCAGCAGGGGGCCTTCCTGGCGGCCCTCGGGGTGGAAAGACTCCTTTCCGAGGTCTCCGACAACACCTTCCGGGATCGAGAGGCCCTCAAACTCCTCGTCCTTCCTGAGGGTCTGGGAGCCAGTCACTGGGTCCTGGTACAGGGCCGGGGCCTTCCCCCGGGAAAGCCTCTCAGAGGTTTCACTTTAAGCAATCGAATTCACCTGTTAGGATAG
- the tgt gene encoding tRNA guanosine(34) transglycosylase Tgt: MENRRIFRVLRRDPRSGARLGRLVTRRGVVETPVFMPVATAGSVKAVPPEVVAGLSARIILANTYHLYLRPGPEIVKKAGGLHRFMNWPRAILTDSGGFQVYSLSRFREILEEGVRFRSHLDGSEHLLTPERSLEVQAALDSDIRVVLDVCIPYPCPREETERLTGLTHRWAERSLRWWEEHRSEGVLLFGIVQGGMEEDLRRASAETLVSMEFDGYAIGGLSVGEPKELMFSMIEATVPHLPEDRPRYLMGVGTPQDILEAVARGVDMFDCVLPTRNARRGTVFTSRGTFHIRNACFKEDFRPLDPECRCYTCRNFTRAYLRHLFHSGELLIYFLLTVHNLHFYLKFMADLRRSLREGRFQEFREKFYRNASEREKSI, encoded by the coding sequence ATGGAGAACCGGAGGATCTTTCGGGTTCTTAGGAGGGATCCCCGCAGCGGGGCCCGTCTGGGGCGTCTCGTCACCCGACGGGGGGTGGTGGAGACCCCGGTCTTCATGCCGGTGGCCACCGCCGGGTCGGTGAAGGCCGTTCCTCCGGAGGTGGTGGCCGGCCTTTCGGCCCGCATCATCCTGGCCAACACCTACCACCTCTACCTCCGACCGGGGCCGGAAATCGTTAAGAAGGCCGGTGGACTTCATCGTTTCATGAACTGGCCCCGGGCCATTCTCACCGACAGCGGGGGTTTCCAGGTCTACAGCCTATCTCGCTTTCGGGAGATACTGGAAGAAGGGGTGAGATTTCGTTCCCATCTTGACGGCTCGGAACACCTTCTCACCCCGGAGAGATCCCTGGAGGTCCAGGCCGCCCTGGACTCGGACATACGCGTGGTCCTTGATGTCTGCATCCCCTACCCTTGTCCCCGGGAGGAGACCGAAAGACTCACCGGGCTCACCCATCGCTGGGCGGAAAGATCGCTCCGGTGGTGGGAAGAGCACCGCTCCGAGGGGGTGCTTCTTTTCGGTATCGTTCAGGGGGGGATGGAGGAGGACCTGCGTCGCGCCAGCGCCGAAACCCTGGTCTCCATGGAATTTGACGGCTACGCCATAGGAGGGCTTTCCGTGGGGGAACCCAAGGAACTTATGTTTTCCATGATCGAGGCCACGGTGCCTCACCTTCCGGAGGATCGCCCGCGGTACCTCATGGGGGTGGGCACCCCCCAAGATATTCTTGAGGCGGTGGCCCGGGGGGTGGACATGTTCGACTGCGTGCTTCCCACCCGTAACGCCCGCCGGGGCACCGTCTTCACCTCCCGGGGCACCTTCCACATCCGTAACGCCTGTTTCAAGGAGGACTTCCGTCCCCTGGATCCCGAGTGCCGCTGCTACACCTGTCGCAACTTCACCCGGGCCTATCTCCGACATCTCTTCCATTCCGGTGAACTTCTGATATACTTCCTGCTCACCGTGCACAACCTGCACTTTTACCTGAAATTCATGGCTGATCTGCGCCGTTCCCTGCGGGAGGGACGCTTTCAGGAGTTTCGGGAAAAGTTTTATCGAAATGCTTCAGAAAGAGAAAAAAGCATCTGA
- the yajC gene encoding preprotein translocase subunit YajC, which translates to MHTSKALARFEFWKVFRSLSVSGFVPVILAGINPAHPVYAMGAPPAEGAHGGPAGLVATFLPLVLIFLVFYFLLIRPQQKRAREHQRFIENLRNGQKVITAGGLIGHVVKVEGDEVLLEVGKDVKVRVQKNYIAGPA; encoded by the coding sequence ATGCATACATCGAAAGCTTTAGCGAGGTTCGAATTCTGGAAAGTATTCCGCTCCCTCTCCGTCTCCGGTTTTGTTCCGGTAATCCTGGCCGGAATTAACCCCGCACATCCGGTTTACGCCATGGGGGCTCCGCCGGCGGAAGGAGCCCACGGAGGGCCGGCCGGTCTGGTGGCCACCTTTCTGCCCCTCGTTCTCATCTTCCTGGTCTTTTACTTTCTCCTCATTCGTCCCCAGCAGAAGCGGGCCCGGGAACATCAGAGATTCATAGAGAACCTCCGTAACGGCCAGAAGGTGATCACCGCCGGAGGTCTCATCGGACATGTGGTAAAGGTGGAGGGGGACGAGGTTCTCCTTGAGGTGGGCAAGGATGTGAAGGTCCGGGTGCAGAAGAACTACATAGCCGGGCCGGCCTAG
- the trmFO gene encoding methylenetetrahydrofolate--tRNA-(uracil(54)-C(5))-methyltransferase (FADH(2)-oxidizing) TrmFO: MSEAVIIIGGGLAGSEAAWQLARRGVRVRLYEMRPRRLTPAHRTGNLAELVCSNSLRSRELTSAVGLLKEEMRRMGSLIMEAALASEVPAGKALAVDRERFARYVTEKLESEPLVEIVREEVTEIPPEGLTIVATGPLTSEALAEDLRRLTGEDYFHFYDAIAPIVYADSINWDRVFRADRYGKGEGAYVNCPLTREEYERFVEALLSAEKVPLKDFEEPRYFEGCLPIEVMAERGPETLRYGPMKPVGLVDPRTGKEPYAVVQLRPENREGTLYNLVGFQTKLKYPEQERVFRMIPGLERAEFARYGSIHRNSFVCAPRVLLPTLQLKKAPRVFLAGQITGVEGYVESTAMGLIAGLNAARIVRGLEPVVPPPETAHGALIRYLMEADPRHFQPMNINWGLFPPLDLPPRRRKKIPKRERYRLMAERALAVLSRWLEEIGET; this comes from the coding sequence ATGTCTGAAGCGGTGATCATCATAGGAGGGGGGCTGGCCGGATCCGAGGCGGCCTGGCAGCTGGCCCGCCGTGGGGTGCGGGTGCGGCTTTACGAAATGCGTCCCCGACGGCTCACCCCGGCCCACCGCACCGGAAACCTGGCCGAGCTGGTCTGTTCCAATTCCCTGCGTTCCCGGGAATTGACCAGCGCCGTGGGGCTTCTCAAGGAGGAGATGCGGCGAATGGGGTCCCTCATCATGGAGGCGGCGCTGGCCAGCGAGGTCCCCGCGGGAAAGGCTCTGGCCGTGGATCGGGAGCGCTTCGCCCGCTATGTGACGGAAAAACTGGAAAGCGAACCCCTGGTGGAGATCGTCCGGGAGGAGGTTACCGAGATCCCCCCGGAGGGACTCACCATCGTGGCCACCGGACCCCTTACCTCCGAGGCCCTGGCCGAGGACCTGCGGCGACTCACCGGCGAGGATTACTTCCACTTTTACGACGCCATCGCCCCCATCGTTTACGCCGACTCCATCAACTGGGATAGGGTCTTCCGGGCCGACCGATACGGAAAGGGAGAAGGGGCCTATGTGAATTGTCCGCTTACCAGGGAGGAATACGAACGCTTCGTGGAGGCCCTGCTTTCCGCCGAGAAGGTTCCCCTCAAGGACTTTGAGGAGCCCCGGTACTTCGAGGGGTGTCTGCCCATCGAGGTCATGGCCGAAAGGGGGCCGGAAACCCTTCGTTACGGTCCCATGAAGCCGGTGGGACTGGTCGATCCCCGCACCGGGAAGGAACCCTATGCGGTGGTGCAACTGCGTCCGGAAAACCGGGAGGGCACCCTCTACAACCTGGTGGGGTTCCAGACCAAACTCAAGTATCCGGAACAGGAGAGGGTCTTCCGGATGATTCCGGGGCTGGAACGGGCCGAATTTGCCCGCTACGGCTCCATACACCGGAACTCCTTCGTGTGCGCTCCCCGGGTGCTTCTTCCCACCCTGCAGCTGAAAAAGGCCCCCCGGGTGTTTCTGGCCGGGCAGATCACCGGGGTGGAGGGCTATGTGGAGTCCACGGCCATGGGACTTATAGCCGGTCTTAATGCGGCCCGGATCGTGCGCGGGCTCGAACCGGTGGTGCCCCCGCCGGAGACCGCTCACGGAGCCCTTATCCGATACCTCATGGAGGCCGACCCCCGCCACTTCCAGCCCATGAACATCAACTGGGGGCTCTTCCCGCCCCTGGATCTGCCTCCGCGGAGGAGAAAAAAGATTCCCAAGCGCGAGCGCTATCGGCTCATGGCCGAAAGGGCCCTCGCCGTCCTTTCCCGGTGGCTTGAGGAAATAGGAGAGACCTAG
- a CDS encoding gamma-glutamyltransferase — MRGVVACGNAQTARAAVEVLRAGGNAFDAAVAAALAAGVAEAGLTGLAGGGYAVAYVGQTRQAFIYDFFVNVPGLGLASFPEKSDFKKVTLRFTSSTQDFFVGAASVAVPGTPLGLKILKEDLGILPWAEVVSPSVRLARDGFEVDSLQAACFGILEPIFRRDPLAEKLFYPSGKPPAPGTRLKNPALANFLKDFPRSAQELYRGELARKLVSFLKGRGGLLTEEDLSFYHVYRRKPLEYRFPRGHFLTNPPPSFGGSLVALALEFFGEHFGKGEYLGKAHLQALAGALKFQAGVRNELLAHPEGVFRWLKGGSKGTTHLSVADEEGNLCGITLTFGEGAGVIFPEAGLVLNNILGEEDLHPRGFFSYPAGKRVPSMMAPSLLEISGKRFVLGSGGSKRIRSALLQVVINLSFFGLSPEEAVSAPRLHFEEGTFQAEPGFSDFLSEIAQPLNLWPEKNLYFGGVHLAGSDLSGAGDTRRAGVVAHV, encoded by the coding sequence GTGAGGGGAGTGGTGGCCTGCGGAAACGCGCAGACGGCCCGGGCCGCGGTGGAGGTGTTGCGGGCCGGAGGGAACGCCTTTGACGCCGCGGTGGCCGCGGCCCTGGCCGCCGGGGTAGCGGAGGCCGGGCTCACGGGACTCGCCGGAGGCGGTTACGCCGTGGCCTATGTAGGGCAAACCCGGCAAGCCTTCATCTACGATTTCTTCGTGAATGTTCCGGGCCTGGGCCTGGCCTCTTTCCCCGAGAAATCGGATTTCAAGAAAGTGACCCTTCGTTTCACCTCTTCCACTCAGGATTTTTTCGTAGGGGCGGCTTCGGTAGCCGTGCCGGGTACCCCTCTGGGACTCAAGATCCTTAAGGAGGACCTGGGAATCCTTCCCTGGGCCGAGGTGGTTTCGCCGTCCGTACGCCTGGCTCGGGATGGTTTTGAGGTGGATAGCCTACAGGCAGCCTGTTTCGGTATCCTTGAGCCCATTTTCCGGAGGGATCCGCTGGCGGAGAAACTTTTCTATCCCTCGGGGAAACCCCCGGCTCCGGGCACCAGGCTCAAAAATCCCGCTCTGGCGAATTTTTTGAAAGATTTCCCTCGTAGTGCTCAGGAACTCTATCGGGGAGAACTGGCCCGTAAACTCGTAAGTTTTCTCAAGGGCCGCGGGGGCCTCCTCACCGAGGAGGATCTTTCCTTTTACCATGTTTATCGGCGTAAACCCCTGGAGTACCGTTTTCCCCGGGGACATTTTCTAACCAATCCCCCGCCTTCTTTCGGAGGAAGTCTGGTGGCCCTGGCGCTTGAGTTTTTCGGAGAACACTTCGGGAAAGGAGAATATCTCGGGAAAGCCCACCTGCAGGCTCTGGCCGGGGCCCTCAAGTTTCAGGCCGGCGTACGCAACGAACTCCTGGCGCATCCCGAAGGGGTCTTCCGGTGGCTTAAGGGGGGCTCTAAAGGGACTACCCATCTGAGTGTAGCCGACGAGGAAGGGAACCTCTGTGGTATAACCCTGACTTTCGGGGAAGGAGCGGGCGTTATCTTTCCGGAGGCCGGTCTGGTTCTCAACAATATTCTGGGGGAGGAAGATCTTCATCCCCGGGGTTTTTTCTCTTATCCGGCCGGCAAACGCGTCCCCTCCATGATGGCTCCGAGTCTTTTAGAAATTTCCGGAAAGCGTTTCGTTTTAGGCTCGGGCGGGAGCAAGAGGATCCGTTCGGCCCTCCTCCAGGTGGTGATCAATCTGTCCTTCTTTGGACTTTCCCCCGAGGAGGCCGTCTCAGCCCCGAGACTCCATTTCGAGGAAGGCACTTTTCAGGCTGAGCCCGGTTTCTCTGATTTTCTTTCCGAAATTGCTCAACCGTTAAATCTCTGGCCGGAAAAGAACCTCTATTTCGGGGGAGTACACCTGGCGGGAAGCGATCTTTCCGGGGCCGGTGATACCCGGAGGGCAGGAGTGGTGGCCCATGTCTGA
- a CDS encoding YbdK family carboxylate-amine ligase has protein sequence MLPFARSEPLTLGIEIEFQILRKESLELAPGGPVLLNLVRREADLAEFVKPEFIRSMIEIVTPVCPSVSRAEEWLRGALTRLRNLAEEKGYLLYAASLHPFSRAAEQKVWEDPRYEALRDELQIVGRRFISQGLHIHLGMPSAEEALRVFRWFRLYTPLFLALTTSSPFYEGEYTGFYSYRSKLFEALPLAGYPRDFENYREFENLVDLLLAHRIILQPRDLWWDVRPHPEFGTVELRVCDLPGRFSEVLGVAALARAFAAAVLAEKSDPPAVPMEVLRYNKWQAARHGLDGYFVDPATGRRNTFREIFREFLFRCAGGFAETGERDYVRALERVVEEGTGAHRQLNLHLEGRDLREVVAITQGEFWL, from the coding sequence ATGCTCCCCTTTGCCAGGAGTGAGCCCCTTACCCTGGGAATAGAGATCGAGTTTCAGATCCTGCGGAAGGAAAGCCTGGAGCTTGCCCCCGGAGGGCCCGTCCTTTTAAACCTGGTCAGGAGGGAGGCGGACCTTGCGGAATTCGTGAAGCCGGAGTTCATTCGCTCCATGATCGAGATCGTGACCCCGGTGTGTCCGTCCGTTTCCCGGGCGGAGGAATGGCTGCGCGGGGCCCTCACCAGGTTGCGAAATCTGGCCGAGGAAAAGGGCTACCTCCTCTACGCGGCCAGCCTTCATCCCTTCTCCCGGGCCGCGGAACAGAAGGTGTGGGAGGATCCCCGCTACGAGGCCCTCCGGGACGAACTCCAGATCGTGGGGCGGCGTTTCATCTCGCAGGGGCTGCACATCCACCTGGGAATGCCCTCGGCGGAGGAGGCCCTGCGGGTCTTCCGCTGGTTCCGTCTCTACACTCCGCTCTTCCTAGCCCTCACCACCTCTTCTCCCTTCTACGAGGGGGAATACACCGGCTTTTATTCCTATCGGAGCAAGCTGTTCGAGGCCCTGCCGCTGGCCGGCTATCCCCGGGATTTCGAGAACTATCGGGAATTCGAGAACCTGGTGGACCTTCTCCTGGCCCACCGGATCATCCTTCAGCCCCGGGATCTTTGGTGGGATGTGCGTCCCCATCCCGAATTCGGGACGGTGGAGCTTCGGGTGTGCGATCTGCCGGGGCGTTTTTCCGAGGTCCTGGGGGTGGCGGCCCTGGCCCGGGCCTTTGCCGCCGCGGTGCTCGCCGAAAAGTCCGATCCCCCCGCGGTGCCCATGGAGGTTTTGCGCTACAACAAGTGGCAGGCCGCCCGGCACGGTCTGGACGGCTACTTCGTGGATCCGGCCACGGGCCGGAGAAATACCTTTCGGGAGATCTTCCGGGAGTTCCTCTTCCGGTGTGCCGGCGGATTCGCCGAGACCGGGGAGAGAGACTATGTTCGGGCCCTGGAAAGGGTGGTGGAGGAAGGCACCGGTGCCCACCGTCAGCTCAACCTTCACCTGGAGGGGCGAGACCTGCGGGAGGTGGTGGCGATTACGCAGGGGGAGTTCTGGCTGTGA
- a CDS encoding M20 family metallopeptidase, with product MSESAEEAFFRWLVAIRRHIHRFPEPAFQEEKTAAFIEKKLAELGLRARRVAGTGVLCEIGEGPPWVALRADMDALPLQEETGLPFASRVPGVMHACGHDGHVAMLLGAARLLARDPPARGGVRLLFQPAEESGGGARALIEAGVLEGVVAIFGGHIDRHFEVGEIAVNEGLICAYTDRFVIRLKGRGGHAAWPHEAVDAVVAGSFLVTAIQALVAREVNPAYPAVVTVGRFEAGTAFNVIAEEARLEGTIRSTEARIRERIHQGLARLVRGVEELYRVAGELEIFEGYPPVINTPRETELAREAARRVVGEKGLVRMPHPSLGGEDFSFYLKHVPGCFVRFGARKKGWEDVPAHSPRFDFDERVLPIGARFYFEVAHLALREEAHAPLCQE from the coding sequence ATGAGCGAGAGTGCGGAGGAGGCGTTTTTTCGGTGGCTGGTGGCCATCCGAAGGCACATCCATCGGTTTCCGGAACCGGCCTTTCAGGAGGAGAAGACCGCCGCCTTCATCGAGAAAAAGCTCGCCGAGCTGGGTCTGCGGGCCCGCAGGGTGGCGGGCACGGGGGTGCTCTGTGAAATAGGGGAGGGGCCTCCCTGGGTGGCCCTCCGTGCGGACATGGACGCCCTCCCCCTTCAGGAGGAGACCGGTCTTCCCTTCGCCTCCCGGGTGCCGGGGGTGATGCACGCCTGTGGGCACGACGGCCATGTGGCCATGCTCCTGGGGGCGGCCCGTCTGCTGGCCCGGGACCCTCCTGCACGGGGCGGGGTGCGACTCCTTTTTCAGCCCGCCGAGGAAAGCGGGGGCGGGGCCAGGGCCCTGATCGAGGCCGGAGTGCTGGAGGGAGTGGTAGCCATCTTCGGAGGACACATAGACCGGCACTTTGAGGTGGGGGAGATAGCCGTAAACGAGGGACTCATTTGTGCCTACACGGATCGCTTCGTGATCCGGCTTAAGGGGCGGGGAGGACACGCGGCCTGGCCCCACGAGGCCGTGGACGCCGTGGTGGCCGGGTCTTTCCTGGTAACCGCCATTCAGGCCCTTGTGGCCAGGGAGGTCAATCCCGCCTATCCCGCGGTGGTTACCGTGGGGAGGTTTGAGGCCGGCACGGCCTTCAATGTGATTGCGGAGGAGGCCCGGCTCGAGGGGACCATCCGCTCCACCGAAGCGCGGATCCGGGAAAGGATCCATCAGGGACTCGCCCGGCTGGTGCGGGGGGTGGAGGAACTCTACAGGGTCGCCGGAGAACTGGAAATCTTTGAGGGGTATCCACCGGTGATAAACACCCCCCGTGAGACCGAGCTGGCCCGGGAGGCCGCGCGGCGGGTGGTGGGGGAAAAGGGGCTCGTCCGGATGCCCCATCCCAGCCTTGGAGGGGAGGACTTTTCTTTTTATCTTAAACATGTGCCGGGATGTTTCGTGCGCTTCGGGGCCAGAAAGAAGGGATGGGAAGATGTGCCGGCTCACAGCCCCCGCTTCGACTTCGACGAAAGGGTTCTCCCCATAGGGGCGCGTTTTTACTTCGAGGTGGCCCATCTGGCCCTCAGGGAGGAGGCCCATGCTCCCCTTTGCCAGGAGTGA